A single Anopheles maculipalpis chromosome 3RL, idAnoMacuDA_375_x, whole genome shotgun sequence DNA region contains:
- the LOC126563321 gene encoding multifunctional methyltransferase subunit TRM112-like protein, giving the protein MKLLTYNFLTSKCIRGVKVGYPLKLNIVEKKEVNADFNSEFITRMLPRLEWSAICAAAANIGSDIPSTMPTDIQNDVETLQKLHHILLEVDVVEGTLECPETGRIFPINKGVPNMLLNEDEV; this is encoded by the exons atgaaacttttaACGTACAATTTTCTCACCTCGAAGTGTATCCGCGGTGTTAAAGTTGGATATCCACTGAAGCTGAAT ATCGTGGAGAAGAAAGAAGTAAATGCTGATTTCAACTCGGAATTCATCACCCGGATGCTGCCAAGGCTGGAATGGAGTGCGATCTGCGCCGCGGCAGCTAAT ATTGGTTCCGACATACCAAGCACGATGCCCACCGATATCCAAAACGATGTGGAAACGCTACAGAAACTGCACCACATACTGCTGGAGGTGGACGTAGTGGAGGGTACGCTCGAATGTCCGGAAACGGGACGCATTTTCCCCATCAACAAGGGTGTGCCGAACATGCTACTAAACGAGGATGAGGTTTAG